A single region of the Bdellovibrionales bacterium CG10_big_fil_rev_8_21_14_0_10_45_34 genome encodes:
- a CDS encoding carbonic anhydrase, producing MESYKKLLLANKAWMKEKLELKPDFFTQLAKEQKPEFLWIGCSDSRVPAEEITGTEPGELFVHRNIANVVVHTDFNLLSVLQFAVDYLKVKHIIVCGHYGCGGVRASLTHNRFGLLNKWLRNIKDVHRIYRGELDLITDPIKQADRLVELNVVEQVHNLAKTSIVQKAWKFEQRPTLHGWVYGLNSGELKDLVILRPGTNIDSIYQFDFADET from the coding sequence ATGGAAAGCTATAAAAAACTCCTTTTGGCGAATAAAGCATGGATGAAAGAAAAATTAGAGCTCAAACCGGATTTCTTTACTCAACTTGCAAAAGAGCAAAAACCTGAATTTCTTTGGATTGGTTGCTCGGATAGTCGCGTTCCAGCGGAGGAAATCACTGGCACTGAGCCGGGAGAGTTATTTGTACACCGAAACATAGCAAACGTAGTCGTGCATACAGATTTTAATTTGCTGAGTGTTCTGCAGTTCGCGGTAGACTATTTGAAAGTGAAGCATATTATCGTTTGCGGTCATTACGGTTGTGGCGGCGTAAGGGCTTCACTTACCCACAATAGATTTGGACTTCTCAATAAGTGGCTAAGAAATATTAAAGATGTTCACAGGATTTACAGAGGTGAACTAGATCTTATCACCGATCCTATAAAACAAGCTGATCGCCTCGTAGAGCTAAACGTTGTGGAGCAAGTGCATAACTTAGCAAAGACTTCGATTGTTCAAAAAGCTTGGAAGTTTGAGCAGAGACCGACTCTTCATGGTTGGGTTTACGGTTTGAATTCAGGAGAGCTTAAAGATCTTGTTATTTTGAGGCCCGGCACCAACATCGACTCTATTTATCAGTTCGACTTTGCTGACGAGACCTAG
- a CDS encoding molecular chaperone DnaK, translating into MASISKKLILQCQKRLMDAKQDILNRVRDRKDDLSSFDRGGDEADQTMRLLVESESLSQQERLRKQLIEIEFALARIEKGTYGLCEETEEIIEVERLLAIPWTRLSIEGAEHREAVSKRYAQF; encoded by the coding sequence ATGGCAAGTATATCCAAGAAGTTAATACTTCAATGCCAGAAGAGACTGATGGATGCCAAGCAGGACATTCTAAATCGAGTGCGTGACCGCAAAGACGATTTGAGTAGCTTTGATCGTGGGGGCGATGAGGCTGACCAAACTATGCGCTTGCTCGTTGAGAGTGAATCCTTAAGCCAGCAAGAGCGGCTTCGAAAACAGCTTATCGAAATTGAATTCGCATTGGCTCGAATCGAAAAAGGCACTTACGGCTTATGCGAAGAGACTGAGGAGATTATTGAAGTGGAAAGGCTCCTGGCCATACCATGGACTAGACTCAGTATCGAAGGCGCTGAGCATCGTGAAGCTGTTAGCAAAAGATACGCACAATTTTAG